A window of the Xenopus laevis strain J_2021 chromosome 9_10L, Xenopus_laevis_v10.1, whole genome shotgun sequence genome harbors these coding sequences:
- the rundc1.L gene encoding RUN domain-containing protein 1 isoform X2, translating into MSADEMSLSDGEPFTGERWAPVGAVAEETNEKDSKQTEEGQASCSVRLRSGSVSGELVEKLRRLEDEQELLNSSLLALTSHFAQVQFRLKQIVRAEGGEKEKLLAELEDFAFKGSPHVLGTRMLEEQVLDDSSEWEKRERIEAQRQKQRELIVQLKTQLDDLETFAYQEGNYDSLPQSMVMEKQRVIIDELIKKLDVNFQEDISCLSPEELRQRVDAAIAQIVNPARVKEQLVEQLKTQIRDLEMFIQFIQDEVGSPVDCSASGTEGYSPNTKTNHRNKMTPEQAHKMRETRLHLLRRALAVLQMFAVSQFGCGTGAVPTSLWQQDESNRDFSPLIKKLQESVEKVRQLAQRNQTHEHVVSVKELAVGGKDELTITVRKELAVAIRDLLSHGLYATSQGMSLVLAPIACLIPVFSTSPPTMHPWELFVKYYKEQNGKAFVESPARKLSQSFSLPVSGNRKVTPKQSLLSAIHTVLTEHDPFKRGADSEFKALMCMALNEQRLVSWLNLLCKSGVLIQTHYQPWSYMASSGFESALNILSRLSTLKFSLPVDLAVRQLKNIKDAF; encoded by the exons ATGTCTGCCGACGAAATGTCCCTGTCTGATGGGGAGCCATTCACTGGGGAGCGCTGGGCTCCCGTGGGGGCAGTGGCTGAGGAAACAAACGAAAAGGACTCCAAGCAAACGGAGGAAGGGCAAGCCAGCTGTTCGGTCCGTCTCCGCTCCGGCTCGGTGTCGGGGGAGCTGGTGGAGAAGCTGAGGAGGCTGGAGGATGAGCAGGAGCTGCTGAATTCGTCGCTGCTGGCGCTAACGTCGCACTTCGCTCAGGTGCAGTTCAGGCTGAAGCAGATCGTTCGCGCTGAGGGAGGGGAGAAGGAGAAGCTGCTGGCGGAGCTGGAGGATTTCGCCTTTAAAGGCAGCCCGCACGTACTGGGGACACGGATGCTGGAGGAGCAGGTGCTGGACGACTCT AGTGAGTGGGAGAAGAGAGAACGAATTGAGGCCCAAAGGCAAAAGCAACGAGAGCTAATTGTGCAGTTAAAGACTCAGCTGGATGATTTGGAGACATTTGCATACCAGGAAGGCAACTATGATTCTCTTCCACAGTCCATGGTCATGGAGAAACAGAGG GTGATAATAGATGAGTTAATTAAGAAACTGGATGTTAACTTCCAAGAGGACATTAGCTGTCTGTCTCCAGAAGAGCTACGGCAGAGGGTGGACGCTGCTATTGCCCAGATAGTTAATCCAGCTCGGGTGAAGGAACAGCTGGTGGAACAGCTTAAAACTCAGATACGAGACTTGGAGATGTTTATACAATTTATTCAAG ATGAAGTTGGCAGCCCTGTGGATTGTTCAGCGAGTGGAACAGAAGGATATTCTCCAAATACCAAGACTAATCATCGGAATAAAA TGACACCAGAGCAAGCGCATAAGATGAGGGAAACAAGACTGCACCTTTTGCGCCGTGCATTGGCTGTCCTTCAGATGTTTGCTGTCAGTCAGTTTGGGTGCGGCACAGGTGCTGTACCGACTAGTTTATGGCAACAAGATGAGAGCAACAGAGACTTCTCTCCACTGATAAAGAAGCTTCAGGAATCAGTGGAGAAAGTGAGGCAACTGGCACAAAGGAATCAAACTCATGAACATGTCGTCAGCGTGAAGGAGCTTGCAGTGGGTGGGAAAGATGAACTGACAATAACAGTAAGGAAAGAGTTGGCAGTTGCTATTAGAGATTTGTTATCCCATGGCCTTTATGCTACATCTCAGGGAATGAGCCTGGTGTTGGCACCAATTGCCTGCCTAATCCCAGTCTTCAGCACCTCACCACCCACAATGCACCCTTGGGAACTCTTTGTGAAATACTACAAAGAGCAGAATGGGAAAGCCTTTGTGGAGTCACCAGCTAGAAAACTTTCTCAGTCCTTCTCTTTGCCGGTATCTGGAAACCGCAAGGTTACACCCAAGCAAAGCCTCCTTTCCGCTATTCACACAGTCCTAACAGAACACGACCCTTTCAAGCGGGGTGCTGACTCAGAGTTCAAGGCACTGATGTGCATGGCGCTAAACGAGCAACGATTGGTCTCCTGGCTTAATCTTCTGTGCAAATCAGGAGTGTTGATTCAAACACATTACCAACCCTGGAGTTACATGGCTAGCAGTGGCTTTGAAAGTGCACTGAACATCCTCAGCCGTCTCAGTACCTTGAAGTTTAGTCTCCCGGTTGACCTTGCTGTTCGTCAGCTCAAGAACATTAAAGATGCGTTTTGA
- the rundc1.L gene encoding RUN domain-containing protein 1 isoform X1, with translation MSADEMSLSDGEPFTGERWAPVGAVAEETNEKDSKQTEEGQASCSVRLRSGSVSGELVEKLRRLEDEQELLNSSLLALTSHFAQVQFRLKQIVRAEGGEKEKLLAELEDFAFKGSPHVLGTRMLEEQVLDDSKLSEWEKRERIEAQRQKQRELIVQLKTQLDDLETFAYQEGNYDSLPQSMVMEKQRVIIDELIKKLDVNFQEDISCLSPEELRQRVDAAIAQIVNPARVKEQLVEQLKTQIRDLEMFIQFIQDEVGSPVDCSASGTEGYSPNTKTNHRNKMTPEQAHKMRETRLHLLRRALAVLQMFAVSQFGCGTGAVPTSLWQQDESNRDFSPLIKKLQESVEKVRQLAQRNQTHEHVVSVKELAVGGKDELTITVRKELAVAIRDLLSHGLYATSQGMSLVLAPIACLIPVFSTSPPTMHPWELFVKYYKEQNGKAFVESPARKLSQSFSLPVSGNRKVTPKQSLLSAIHTVLTEHDPFKRGADSEFKALMCMALNEQRLVSWLNLLCKSGVLIQTHYQPWSYMASSGFESALNILSRLSTLKFSLPVDLAVRQLKNIKDAF, from the exons ATGTCTGCCGACGAAATGTCCCTGTCTGATGGGGAGCCATTCACTGGGGAGCGCTGGGCTCCCGTGGGGGCAGTGGCTGAGGAAACAAACGAAAAGGACTCCAAGCAAACGGAGGAAGGGCAAGCCAGCTGTTCGGTCCGTCTCCGCTCCGGCTCGGTGTCGGGGGAGCTGGTGGAGAAGCTGAGGAGGCTGGAGGATGAGCAGGAGCTGCTGAATTCGTCGCTGCTGGCGCTAACGTCGCACTTCGCTCAGGTGCAGTTCAGGCTGAAGCAGATCGTTCGCGCTGAGGGAGGGGAGAAGGAGAAGCTGCTGGCGGAGCTGGAGGATTTCGCCTTTAAAGGCAGCCCGCACGTACTGGGGACACGGATGCTGGAGGAGCAGGTGCTGGACGACTCT AAATTG AGTGAGTGGGAGAAGAGAGAACGAATTGAGGCCCAAAGGCAAAAGCAACGAGAGCTAATTGTGCAGTTAAAGACTCAGCTGGATGATTTGGAGACATTTGCATACCAGGAAGGCAACTATGATTCTCTTCCACAGTCCATGGTCATGGAGAAACAGAGG GTGATAATAGATGAGTTAATTAAGAAACTGGATGTTAACTTCCAAGAGGACATTAGCTGTCTGTCTCCAGAAGAGCTACGGCAGAGGGTGGACGCTGCTATTGCCCAGATAGTTAATCCAGCTCGGGTGAAGGAACAGCTGGTGGAACAGCTTAAAACTCAGATACGAGACTTGGAGATGTTTATACAATTTATTCAAG ATGAAGTTGGCAGCCCTGTGGATTGTTCAGCGAGTGGAACAGAAGGATATTCTCCAAATACCAAGACTAATCATCGGAATAAAA TGACACCAGAGCAAGCGCATAAGATGAGGGAAACAAGACTGCACCTTTTGCGCCGTGCATTGGCTGTCCTTCAGATGTTTGCTGTCAGTCAGTTTGGGTGCGGCACAGGTGCTGTACCGACTAGTTTATGGCAACAAGATGAGAGCAACAGAGACTTCTCTCCACTGATAAAGAAGCTTCAGGAATCAGTGGAGAAAGTGAGGCAACTGGCACAAAGGAATCAAACTCATGAACATGTCGTCAGCGTGAAGGAGCTTGCAGTGGGTGGGAAAGATGAACTGACAATAACAGTAAGGAAAGAGTTGGCAGTTGCTATTAGAGATTTGTTATCCCATGGCCTTTATGCTACATCTCAGGGAATGAGCCTGGTGTTGGCACCAATTGCCTGCCTAATCCCAGTCTTCAGCACCTCACCACCCACAATGCACCCTTGGGAACTCTTTGTGAAATACTACAAAGAGCAGAATGGGAAAGCCTTTGTGGAGTCACCAGCTAGAAAACTTTCTCAGTCCTTCTCTTTGCCGGTATCTGGAAACCGCAAGGTTACACCCAAGCAAAGCCTCCTTTCCGCTATTCACACAGTCCTAACAGAACACGACCCTTTCAAGCGGGGTGCTGACTCAGAGTTCAAGGCACTGATGTGCATGGCGCTAAACGAGCAACGATTGGTCTCCTGGCTTAATCTTCTGTGCAAATCAGGAGTGTTGATTCAAACACATTACCAACCCTGGAGTTACATGGCTAGCAGTGGCTTTGAAAGTGCACTGAACATCCTCAGCCGTCTCAGTACCTTGAAGTTTAGTCTCCCGGTTGACCTTGCTGTTCGTCAGCTCAAGAACATTAAAGATGCGTTTTGA